Proteins encoded by one window of Blautia luti:
- a CDS encoding MATE family efflux transporter codes for MNTTTDLGTTPMKRLVLQLALPSMAAQFVNVLYSIIDRMYIGHIFGDGALALAGAGVCGPVVTLLTSFGTLVGIGGSITMGIRLGEKSEKKARQVLANSFLMLCIFSLLLTVSFLLLKDQLLMLFGASDATFSYANTYLTIYTAGTFFALMATGLNYFINCQGFPLVGMTTVFIGAIANIILDPVFIFALHMGIAGAAIATVISQFLSCAFAMLFLFGKNPGKKVPVRITFSQYSSRVMKRIIALGFSPFLILATDSLILIIMNAVLQKYGGAEQGDMFITCATIAQSYLLLITSPMIGISGGTQAILSYNYGAKDIRRVKSAEKNILGVMLIFTTLMFFLSRIVPQYFVRLFTTDQTYMNFSVWTIRTYTLMIIPLSFQYVFVDGLTALERPKTGLALSVFRKSLFVLSAVILPQFFSARSAFFAEPVCDGISSVISTITFLLIIEKHLQKRLHAVVS; via the coding sequence ATGAATACAACTACAGATCTTGGAACAACGCCCATGAAACGTCTGGTTTTACAGCTTGCGCTGCCCTCCATGGCCGCTCAGTTTGTAAACGTTCTCTACAGCATTATCGACCGTATGTACATCGGACATATTTTCGGCGACGGCGCACTGGCACTGGCAGGCGCAGGTGTCTGCGGTCCCGTGGTAACACTGCTGACTTCCTTTGGAACCCTGGTTGGAATCGGAGGTTCCATCACCATGGGAATCCGCCTTGGTGAAAAAAGCGAAAAGAAAGCCCGCCAGGTTCTGGCGAACTCTTTTCTCATGTTATGCATCTTCTCCCTGCTTCTCACTGTAAGTTTCCTTCTTCTGAAAGATCAGCTTCTGATGCTGTTCGGGGCAAGTGATGCAACTTTTTCTTATGCCAATACTTACCTGACCATCTACACAGCAGGAACTTTTTTTGCACTGATGGCTACAGGGCTTAATTACTTTATCAACTGCCAGGGATTCCCTCTGGTGGGAATGACCACCGTTTTTATCGGTGCCATTGCCAATATTATTCTGGATCCGGTGTTTATTTTCGCACTGCATATGGGCATTGCCGGAGCTGCTATTGCCACTGTGATCTCACAGTTTCTCTCCTGTGCATTTGCCATGCTCTTTCTCTTCGGAAAGAATCCAGGGAAAAAGGTTCCTGTTCGGATCACCTTTAGTCAGTACAGTTCCCGGGTGATGAAACGGATCATCGCACTGGGATTCTCCCCTTTTCTGATCCTTGCCACTGACAGCCTGATCCTGATCATCATGAATGCTGTCCTTCAGAAATACGGCGGCGCAGAGCAGGGAGATATGTTCATTACCTGCGCAACCATTGCACAGAGCTATCTGCTTCTGATCACCTCTCCCATGATCGGGATCAGCGGAGGCACCCAGGCCATTTTAAGCTATAATTATGGTGCCAAAGATATCCGGCGGGTAAAATCTGCAGAGAAAAATATCCTGGGAGTAATGCTGATTTTTACCACCCTTATGTTCTTTCTCTCCAGGATCGTCCCGCAGTACTTTGTCCGGCTGTTCACTACAGACCAGACTTATATGAACTTCTCTGTATGGACCATCCGTACCTATACTTTGATGATCATTCCTTTAAGTTTTCAGTATGTTTTCGTAGACGGACTTACTGCTCTGGAGCGTCCGAAGACAGGACTTGCATTATCGGTATTTCGTAAAAGCCTGTTTGTGCTCAGTGCCGTGATTCTCCCCCAGTTTTTCAGTGCCCGGAGTGCTTTTTTCGCAGAACCTGTCTGTGACGGTATCAGTTCTGTGATATCTACCATCACGTTTCTTCTGATCATTGAGAAACATCTGCAGAAACGGCTCCATGCTGTCGTTTCCTAG
- a CDS encoding UDP-N-acetylglucosamine pyrophosphorylase, giving the protein MLKDFTIANLLDLNETIAKDLFEGKTYPWEVLPEIGDFILKLGQTLSEEEYDHPSEDVWIAKSAKVAPTACINGPVIIGKEAEVRHCAFIRGKAIVGEGAVVGNSTELKNAVLFNKVQVPHYNYVGDAVLGYKSHMGAGSICSNVKSDKKLVVVKDGDEKIETGLKKFGAMLGDNVEVGCGSVLNPGTVIGRCCNVYPLSSVRGCVPANHIYKSRTEVVEKQ; this is encoded by the coding sequence ATGTTAAAAGATTTTACAATTGCAAATCTTCTGGATCTGAACGAAACAATCGCAAAAGATTTATTCGAAGGAAAAACTTATCCATGGGAAGTGTTACCGGAAATCGGTGATTTCATCCTGAAACTCGGTCAGACCTTAAGTGAAGAAGAATATGATCACCCGTCAGAAGATGTATGGATTGCAAAGAGCGCCAAAGTAGCACCAACAGCCTGCATCAACGGCCCGGTTATTATCGGCAAAGAAGCAGAAGTACGCCACTGCGCATTTATCCGCGGTAAAGCAATCGTAGGAGAGGGTGCAGTAGTAGGAAATTCCACAGAACTGAAAAACGCCGTACTCTTTAACAAAGTGCAGGTTCCACATTACAACTATGTAGGTGATGCAGTCCTTGGCTACAAATCCCACATGGGCGCAGGCTCCATCTGCTCCAACGTAAAATCCGACAAAAAACTGGTAGTGGTAAAAGACGGTGACGAAAAGATCGAAACAGGTCTGAAGAAATTCGGCGCAATGCTGGGCGATAACGTAGAAGTAGGATGCGGTTCCGTATTAAATCCGGGAACTGTTATCGGACGCTGCTGCAACGTTTACCCACTTTCCTCAGTAAGAGGCTGTGTACCGGCAAATCACATCTACAAATCAAGAACAGAAGTTGTAGAGAAACAGTAA
- the asd gene encoding aspartate-semialdehyde dehydrogenase — protein sequence MSEKLKVGILGATGMVGQRFISLLENHPWFEVVTLAASPRSAGKTYEEAVGGRWKMDAPMPESVKKIVVMNVNEVEKVASTVDFVFSAVDMSKEEIKKIEEEYAKTETPVVSNNSAHRWTPDVPMVVPEINPEHFEVIESQKKRLGTTRGFIAVKPNCSIQSYAPVLTAWKEFEPYEVVATTYQAISGAGKTFKDWPEMVGNIIPYIGGEEEKSEKEPLRIWGKVEDGVIKPATEPVITCQCIRVPVLNGHTAAVFVKFRKKPTKEQLIKALVEFKGLPQELELPSAPKQFIQYLEEDNRPQVTEDVNFEHGMGVSVGRLREDTVYDWKFVGLSHNTVRGAAGGAVLCAETLKAKGYIQAK from the coding sequence ATGAGTGAAAAGCTTAAAGTTGGTATTTTAGGTGCTACAGGTATGGTAGGACAGAGATTTATCTCACTTCTTGAAAATCATCCATGGTTCGAGGTTGTTACTCTGGCCGCAAGCCCAAGAAGCGCAGGAAAGACTTATGAAGAAGCAGTAGGCGGAAGATGGAAAATGGACGCTCCGATGCCGGAATCTGTTAAGAAGATCGTCGTTATGAACGTTAATGAAGTAGAGAAAGTTGCTTCCACAGTTGACTTCGTATTCTCTGCTGTAGATATGTCAAAAGAAGAGATCAAGAAGATCGAAGAAGAATATGCGAAGACAGAAACACCGGTTGTTTCCAACAACAGTGCCCACAGATGGACACCGGACGTACCGATGGTAGTGCCGGAAATCAACCCGGAACACTTCGAGGTAATCGAATCTCAGAAGAAACGTCTTGGAACAACACGCGGATTTATCGCTGTTAAACCGAACTGCTCTATCCAGAGCTACGCTCCTGTATTAACTGCGTGGAAAGAGTTCGAGCCATATGAAGTAGTTGCTACCACATATCAGGCAATCTCCGGAGCAGGTAAAACATTCAAAGACTGGCCGGAAATGGTTGGAAACATCATTCCATACATCGGTGGAGAGGAAGAGAAGAGTGAGAAAGAGCCGTTAAGGATCTGGGGTAAAGTAGAAGATGGTGTGATCAAACCGGCTACAGAACCAGTGATCACATGCCAGTGTATCCGTGTGCCGGTACTGAACGGACATACAGCAGCCGTATTCGTTAAATTCCGTAAAAAACCAACCAAGGAACAGCTGATCAAAGCATTGGTAGAGTTCAAAGGACTTCCACAGGAATTAGAGCTTCCAAGCGCTCCGAAGCAGTTCATCCAGTACCTGGAAGAGGACAACCGTCCACAGGTAACAGAGGATGTAAACTTCGAACACGGCATGGGCGTATCTGTAGGACGTCTTCGTGAAGACACTGTATATGACTGGAAATTCGTAGGACTTTCCCACAACACAGTCAGAGGTGCAGCAGGCGGAGCAGTTCTCTGTGCTGAAACCTTAAAAGCCAAAGGATATATTCAGGCGAAATAA
- a CDS encoding DNA topoisomerase: protein MSKALYIAEKPSVAQEFAKALKINGQRRDGYLESQDSVVTWCVGHLVTMSYPEKYDIKYKRWSLDTLPFLPREFKYEVIPGVQKQFEIVKGLLNREDVDTIYVCTDSGREGEYIYRLVAQMAGVHGKKEKRVWIDSQTEEEIMRGIREAKDLSSYDNLSASAYLRAKEDYLMGINFSRVLTLRYGNSVSNYLNTKYQAISVGRVMTCVLGMVVRREREIRAFVKTPFYRVLSSIALEGENFEGEWRAVEGSRYFQTPYLYKENGFKEKAYAEKLIQELSVNQPLQCTVDKVERKKENKNPPLLFNLAELQNVCSKLFKISPDETLKIVQELYEKKLVTYPRTDARVLSTAAAKEIYKNISGLRNYEHTAEIAQHIIEQGNYKNLAKTRYVNDKQITDHYAIVPTGQGLNALKSVSLTAQRVYETIVRRFICIFYPPAVYQKVSLVTKIQNESFFSSFKVLLEEGYLKVATNSFAKRKAADAMSGGNRTGTAGNTGNEEDDPDNGKNRSDNSSEDMACDTRLLAALQNLKKGDILSVDSLSIKEGETSPPKRYNSGSMILAMENAGQLIEDEELRAQIKSCGIGTSATRAEILKKLFNIKYLALNKKTQVITPTLLGEMIFDVVNCSIRQLLNPELTASWEKGLNYVAEGSITEQEYMDKLEHFVRLRTKQVEDSNIQPYLRQFFDAAAVNYKDAAAKSGTKTSGRTTSGTGRSRTYKKPIAQK, encoded by the coding sequence ATGTCAAAAGCTTTATACATAGCCGAAAAGCCCAGTGTGGCACAGGAATTCGCGAAAGCTTTGAAGATCAACGGACAAAGACGGGATGGCTACCTGGAATCTCAGGACAGCGTGGTGACCTGGTGTGTAGGACATCTGGTCACCATGAGCTACCCGGAAAAATATGATATCAAATATAAAAGGTGGAGTTTAGATACCCTGCCTTTTTTGCCGCGCGAATTTAAATATGAAGTGATACCCGGCGTTCAGAAGCAGTTCGAGATTGTAAAAGGACTGCTCAATCGAGAGGATGTGGACACGATTTATGTGTGTACCGACTCCGGACGCGAGGGAGAATATATTTACCGCCTGGTCGCACAGATGGCAGGCGTTCATGGAAAAAAAGAAAAGAGAGTCTGGATCGACTCCCAAACAGAAGAAGAAATCATGCGAGGAATCAGAGAGGCAAAGGATCTGTCATCTTATGATAATCTTTCTGCTTCAGCCTATCTTCGGGCGAAAGAAGACTATCTCATGGGAATCAATTTTTCCCGTGTACTGACCCTGCGTTATGGAAACAGTGTGTCGAATTATTTAAATACGAAGTATCAGGCTATTTCCGTAGGACGAGTCATGACCTGTGTACTTGGAATGGTAGTGCGAAGAGAACGCGAGATCCGTGCCTTTGTGAAAACTCCGTTTTACCGTGTGCTCAGCAGCATTGCCCTTGAGGGAGAAAACTTTGAGGGGGAATGGAGAGCTGTGGAAGGCAGCAGATATTTCCAGACTCCTTATCTGTATAAAGAGAACGGATTTAAAGAGAAAGCATATGCAGAGAAACTGATCCAGGAATTATCTGTAAATCAGCCTCTGCAATGTACCGTAGATAAAGTAGAGCGAAAGAAAGAAAATAAGAATCCGCCATTACTGTTTAACCTGGCAGAACTTCAGAATGTCTGTTCCAAGCTGTTCAAGATCAGCCCGGATGAGACATTAAAGATCGTACAGGAACTGTATGAGAAGAAACTGGTCACTTATCCGAGAACAGATGCCCGTGTGTTATCAACTGCGGCAGCAAAGGAGATTTATAAAAATATCTCTGGACTGCGTAATTATGAGCATACAGCAGAGATTGCACAGCACATTATCGAACAGGGCAATTACAAAAATCTGGCGAAGACCCGATATGTCAACGATAAGCAGATCACCGACCACTATGCCATCGTACCAACCGGTCAGGGATTAAATGCATTAAAGAGTGTCTCTCTTACCGCACAGCGCGTATATGAGACCATCGTCAGAAGATTTATATGTATTTTCTATCCGCCTGCCGTATATCAGAAGGTCAGCCTTGTGACAAAGATCCAGAATGAGAGTTTCTTTTCCTCATTTAAAGTACTGCTGGAGGAAGGCTATCTGAAAGTTGCCACAAACTCTTTTGCAAAGCGAAAGGCAGCAGATGCCATGAGTGGTGGAAACAGAACCGGCACAGCAGGAAATACCGGAAACGAAGAAGATGATCCAGACAATGGAAAGAACCGCTCAGACAATTCCTCAGAAGATATGGCATGCGATACCAGACTTCTGGCTGCATTGCAGAACCTGAAAAAAGGTGATATACTTTCTGTGGACAGCCTGAGTATCAAAGAAGGCGAGACATCACCGCCGAAACGCTATAATTCCGGTTCCATGATCCTGGCAATGGAGAATGCCGGACAGCTGATCGAGGACGAAGAACTCCGTGCTCAGATCAAGAGCTGCGGAATCGGCACCAGCGCTACCAGGGCAGAGATCCTTAAGAAGCTGTTTAACATCAAATATCTGGCATTGAACAAGAAAACACAGGTGATCACCCCGACCCTTCTGGGAGAGATGATCTTTGATGTGGTAAACTGTTCCATCAGACAGCTTCTGAACCCGGAACTGACCGCAAGCTGGGAAAAAGGACTCAATTATGTGGCAGAGGGCAGTATTACAGAACAGGAATATATGGACAAGCTGGAGCATTTTGTACGGCTTCGTACCAAACAGGTAGAGGATAGTAACATCCAGCCATACCTGAGACAGTTCTTTGATGCAGCAGCAGTCAACTATAAAGATGCAGCTGCGAAATCCGGAACGAAAACATCAGGCAGAACAACGTCCGGAACAGGCCGGTCACGTACCTACAAGAAACCGATCGCCCAAAAGTAG
- the argH gene encoding argininosuccinate lyase: MAQLWGGRFTKETDKLVYNFNASISFDQKFYEQDIRGSKAHVAMLAKQRILTPEEKEQIEAGLDGILADVKSGKLKITSEYEDIHSFVEANLIDRIGDAGKKLHTGRSRNDQVALDMKLYVRDEIDETDELVKKLLEAIQKIMEENVHTYMPGFTHLQKAQPVTLAHHVGAYFEMFVRDRSRLADIRKRMNTCPLGAGALAGTTYPLDREYTAKLLGFDGPTRNSMDSVSDRDYVIELLSAFSTIMMHMSRFCEEIIMWNSNEYRFVEIDDAYSTGSSIMPQKKNPDIAELVRGKTGRVYGALTSILTTMKGIPLAYNKDMQEDKELTFDAIDTVKGCLALFTGMISTMQFNKQNMEASAKNGFTNATDAADYLVNHGVPFRDAHGIVGRLVLTCIDKGISLDELPLEEYKEISPVFEQDIYEAISMKTCVEKRMTIGAPGPDVMEKVIAENRKYLEEN; the protein is encoded by the coding sequence ATGGCACAGCTTTGGGGCGGACGTTTCACAAAAGAAACAGACAAACTTGTATATAACTTCAACGCATCCATCTCCTTTGACCAGAAATTCTATGAGCAGGATATCAGAGGCAGTAAAGCACATGTAGCAATGCTTGCCAAACAGAGAATCCTGACACCAGAAGAAAAAGAGCAGATCGAAGCAGGACTCGATGGAATCCTTGCAGACGTGAAATCCGGCAAACTTAAGATCACATCTGAATACGAAGATATCCACAGCTTCGTAGAAGCAAACCTCATCGACAGGATCGGTGATGCAGGTAAGAAGCTTCACACAGGAAGAAGCCGTAACGACCAGGTTGCTCTGGATATGAAACTCTACGTAAGAGATGAGATTGACGAAACAGACGAACTGGTAAAGAAACTTCTGGAAGCCATCCAGAAGATCATGGAAGAGAATGTTCACACATACATGCCGGGATTCACACATCTCCAGAAAGCACAGCCGGTTACTCTGGCTCATCATGTGGGTGCATATTTCGAAATGTTCGTACGTGACAGAAGCAGACTTGCAGATATCCGTAAGAGAATGAACACCTGTCCTCTGGGTGCAGGCGCCCTGGCAGGAACAACTTATCCGCTTGACAGAGAATACACAGCGAAACTTCTCGGTTTCGACGGTCCTACCAGAAACAGCATGGATTCCGTATCAGACAGAGACTACGTGATCGAACTTCTGTCTGCATTTTCCACAATTATGATGCATATGAGCCGTTTCTGTGAAGAGATCATCATGTGGAACTCCAACGAATACCGTTTCGTGGAGATCGACGATGCCTACAGTACAGGCAGCAGTATCATGCCGCAGAAAAAGAACCCGGATATCGCAGAGCTTGTAAGAGGTAAAACAGGCCGTGTATACGGAGCTTTAACCTCTATCCTTACAACCATGAAAGGAATCCCGCTTGCATACAATAAAGACATGCAGGAGGATAAAGAACTTACATTTGACGCCATTGATACTGTAAAAGGCTGTCTGGCTCTCTTTACAGGTATGATCTCTACCATGCAGTTCAACAAACAGAATATGGAAGCAAGCGCAAAGAACGGATTTACCAATGCAACAGATGCTGCAGATTATCTGGTAAATCACGGTGTACCTTTCCGTGATGCACATGGTATCGTAGGACGTCTGGTGCTTACCTGTATTGATAAGGGAATTTCTCTGGATGAACTTCCACTGGAAGAGTACAAAGAGATCAGTCCAGTATTTGAACAGGATATCTACGAAGCCATCAGCATGAAGACCTGTGTGGAGAAACGTATGACCATCGGTGCTCCGGGTCCGGATGTGATGGAGAAAGTGATCGCAGAGAACAGAAAATATCTGGAAGAGAACTAA
- a CDS encoding formate/nitrite transporter family protein → MNYEDVQKVSNAAKAKSNLVNTNFFKYFIRAVMAGFFIDMAMIYSNVVGNVFSKTMPEWGKFLGALVFSIAVLLISFVGGELFTGNNMVMAFGAFDKQVSWKEAGKVWGVSYLGNFVGCFIMALLFAWAGASGTADYFAGFIGNKLSIPLGQMFFRAVLCNFFVCLGVLCGMKLKSDAGRFLMITMCISGFVVSGFEHCIANMGIFVTAYCLVPGLSIGAMIKSMVVVTLGNMVGGALLLAWPLRKMSADK, encoded by the coding sequence ATGAATTACGAAGATGTACAGAAAGTGTCAAACGCGGCGAAAGCCAAGAGTAACCTGGTAAACACTAACTTTTTCAAGTACTTTATCCGTGCGGTCATGGCAGGCTTTTTCATTGATATGGCCATGATCTACAGTAATGTAGTTGGAAACGTTTTCTCCAAGACCATGCCTGAATGGGGAAAATTCCTGGGAGCTTTAGTGTTCTCCATCGCAGTTCTTCTGATCAGCTTCGTAGGCGGCGAACTTTTTACCGGAAACAATATGGTAATGGCGTTCGGAGCCTTTGACAAGCAGGTAAGCTGGAAAGAAGCAGGCAAGGTATGGGGCGTAAGCTACCTTGGGAACTTTGTCGGATGTTTCATCATGGCATTGCTTTTTGCATGGGCAGGAGCATCCGGAACTGCGGATTATTTTGCAGGATTTATCGGAAACAAGCTGAGTATTCCACTTGGACAGATGTTTTTCAGAGCAGTGCTCTGTAATTTCTTTGTCTGCCTCGGTGTACTCTGCGGAATGAAATTAAAGAGTGATGCAGGAAGATTTCTGATGATCACCATGTGTATCTCAGGATTCGTTGTAAGTGGATTTGAGCACTGCATCGCAAACATGGGAATCTTTGTTACCGCATATTGCCTGGTACCTGGATTATCCATCGGAGCCATGATCAAAAGCATGGTAGTAGTAACATTAGGAAATATGGTGGGCGGTGCCCTGTTGCTGGCATGGCCGCTCAGAAAGATGAGTGCAGATAAATAA
- a CDS encoding DUF3343 domain-containing protein, with translation MKEKVLTTVVTFGTTTQAIAMERECKKTEFAGRLIPVPREISASCGLAWKCGEQGEEETTSYIKEQDLEYEKIYRILI, from the coding sequence ATGAAAGAAAAAGTTCTGACAACAGTAGTAACTTTTGGAACTACCACTCAGGCAATCGCCATGGAGCGGGAATGCAAGAAAACCGAGTTTGCAGGCAGACTGATCCCCGTACCAAGAGAAATATCCGCATCCTGCGGTCTTGCATGGAAATGCGGGGAACAGGGGGAAGAAGAAACTACTTCTTATATAAAAGAACAGGATCTGGAATATGAGAAGATTTATCGGATTCTTATATAA
- the selD gene encoding selenide, water dikinase SelD — protein MGNETDKNKVRLTQLASAAGCGAKIGPKVLAQVVGKLPKFTDPMLLVGPETSDDAAVYKINDELAMIHTVDFFPPVVDDPYMYGQIAAANALSDVYAMGGVPKLALNVVAFPNCLGPEVLEQILRGGADKVMEAGAVLAGGHTINDKEPKYGLCVTGYVHPDKMWKNYGAEAGDTLILTKPLGCGILNTAIKAEMATQEEIGRVQKIMAKLNKYAAEIASRYTIHSCTDVTGFSLAGHSLEMARGSHKTLVIQSEKLPIIEGVKEYAQMGLIPEGAYRNRDFAGSEVRSGIKELWMEDLVFDPQTSGGLLLAVPAEEADALAEELSGMDIFGGIIGYVTEPQDKAVVFE, from the coding sequence ATGGGAAACGAAACAGATAAAAACAAAGTACGTCTCACACAGTTGGCCAGCGCAGCCGGATGCGGTGCAAAGATCGGTCCGAAAGTTCTGGCACAGGTAGTGGGCAAACTTCCGAAATTTACAGATCCGATGCTTCTGGTAGGCCCGGAGACATCAGACGATGCAGCAGTATACAAGATCAATGATGAACTGGCGATGATCCACACCGTAGACTTCTTCCCGCCGGTAGTAGATGACCCGTACATGTACGGCCAGATCGCAGCAGCCAATGCACTGAGCGATGTCTACGCAATGGGTGGCGTTCCGAAACTGGCATTAAATGTGGTAGCATTTCCGAACTGCCTTGGTCCGGAAGTGCTGGAACAGATCCTGCGTGGCGGAGCAGACAAAGTCATGGAAGCCGGAGCAGTCCTTGCAGGGGGACATACCATCAATGACAAAGAACCGAAATACGGTCTCTGCGTAACAGGTTACGTACATCCGGATAAAATGTGGAAGAACTACGGTGCCGAAGCAGGTGATACTCTTATCCTCACCAAACCGTTGGGATGCGGAATTCTCAACACTGCCATCAAGGCAGAGATGGCAACTCAGGAAGAAATCGGGAGAGTTCAGAAGATCATGGCGAAGCTGAACAAATATGCAGCAGAGATCGCATCCAGATATACGATCCACAGCTGCACAGATGTAACCGGCTTCAGCCTTGCAGGACACAGTCTGGAAATGGCAAGAGGCAGCCATAAGACTCTGGTGATTCAGTCTGAGAAACTTCCGATCATTGAGGGAGTAAAAGAATACGCACAGATGGGCCTGATTCCAGAGGGTGCATACAGAAACCGTGATTTTGCAGGCAGTGAAGTGCGAAGCGGGATCAAAGAACTCTGGATGGAGGATCTGGTATTTGACCCGCAGACATCTGGCGGACTTTTGCTCGCAGTTCCGGCGGAAGAAGCAGATGCTCTCGCCGAAGAGCTTTCTGGCATGGATATCTTTGGCGGCATTATTGGATATGTGACAGAGCCACAGGATAAGGCAGTTGTTTTTGAGTAG